The following proteins are co-located in the Flectobacillus major DSM 103 genome:
- a CDS encoding pseudouridine synthase, with protein sequence MSQEIHALLEKNSTAKKREFKPRTEGGYEKREFNRDSRPPRREFDGEKREFKPRTEGGYEKREFNRDSRPPRKEFNGEKREFKPRTEGGYEKREFNRDSRPPRREFNGEKREFKPRTEGGYEKREFNRDSRPPRREFNGEKREFKPRTEGGYEKREFNRDSRPPRRELDGEKREFKPRTEGGYEKREFNRDSRPPRREFDGEKREFKPRTEGGYEKREFNRDSRPPRREFNGEKREFKPRTEGGYEKREFNKDARPPRREFDGEKREFKPRTEGGYEKRAPRAEKTFGSAKVNFGGKNLFRAHRPVEESDKWTPNYQIDKFKESAPKKIQKQIEKSEHASTDVRLNRYIANAGICSRREADDLIKAGEIKVNGKVVTEMGYQVKPGDIVKYGNRKLSREKTVYVLVNKPKDFITTTEDPNERKTVMDLVKNACEERIYPVGRLDRNTTGLLLLTNDGELADKLTHPSNEIEKLYQVELDKPLTTEHFDQILKGLSLEDGEIKADELAIVTPDAMVVGIKIHSGRNRIVRRIFESLGYEVLKLDRTTFAGLNKKDLPRGTWRFLTEKEVIKLKYFV encoded by the coding sequence ATGAGTCAAGAGATTCACGCCCTCCTCGAAAAGAATTCAACGGCGAAAAAACGTGAATTCAAACCAAGAACTGAAGGTGGATACGAAAAAAGAGAATTCAATAGAGATTCAAGACCCCCTAGAAGAGAATTCGACGGCGAAAAACGTGAATTCAAACCAAGAACTGAAGGTGGATACGAAAAAAGAGAATTCAATAGAGATTCACGCCCTCCTCGAAAAGAATTCAACGGCGAAAAACGTGAATTCAAACCAAGAACTGAAGGTGGATACGAAAAAAGAGAATTCAATAGAGATTCAAGACCCCCTAGAAGAGAATTTAACGGTGAAAAACGTGAATTCAAGCCAAGAACTGAAGGTGGATACGAAAAAAGAGAATTCAATAGAGATTCAAGACCCCCTAGAAGAGAATTTAACGGTGAAAAACGTGAATTCAAGCCAAGAACTGAAGGTGGATACGAAAAAAGAGAATTCAATAGAGATTCAAGACCCCCTAGAAGAGAATTAGACGGTGAAAAACGTGAATTCAAGCCAAGAACTGAAGGTGGATACGAAAAAAGAGAATTCAATAGAGATTCAAGACCCCCTAGAAGAGAATTCGACGGTGAAAAACGTGAATTCAAGCCAAGAACTGAAGGTGGATACGAAAAAAGAGAATTCAATAGAGATTCAAGACCCCCTAGAAGAGAATTTAACGGTGAAAAACGTGAGTTCAAACCAAGAACTGAAGGTGGATACGAAAAAAGAGAATTCAATAAAGATGCTAGACCGCCTAGAAGAGAATTCGACGGCGAAAAACGTGAATTCAAGCCAAGAACTGAAGGTGGATACGAAAAAAGAGCTCCAAGAGCAGAAAAAACTTTTGGTTCGGCTAAGGTTAACTTCGGTGGTAAAAACTTATTTAGAGCTCACCGCCCAGTTGAAGAATCGGATAAATGGACTCCAAATTACCAAATTGATAAATTTAAAGAGTCAGCTCCTAAAAAAATTCAAAAACAAATCGAGAAAAGCGAACACGCATCTACAGATGTTCGTTTGAATCGCTACATTGCTAATGCAGGTATTTGTTCAAGAAGAGAAGCGGATGATTTAATAAAAGCTGGCGAAATTAAGGTAAACGGTAAAGTCGTTACTGAAATGGGGTATCAGGTAAAACCTGGTGATATTGTTAAATATGGCAACCGCAAGCTAAGTCGTGAAAAAACGGTTTATGTTTTGGTAAATAAACCAAAAGACTTTATCACAACAACCGAAGACCCTAACGAGCGTAAAACCGTTATGGACTTGGTAAAAAATGCTTGTGAAGAACGTATTTATCCTGTAGGTCGTTTAGATAGAAATACAACAGGTTTGTTGTTGTTAACCAACGATGGCGAATTAGCAGATAAATTAACGCACCCATCAAACGAGATTGAAAAACTGTATCAGGTTGAATTAGATAAGCCTTTGACAACCGAACATTTTGACCAAATATTGAAGGGGCTTTCTTTGGAAGATGGCGAAATCAAAGCCGATGAATTGGCAATTGTTACACCCGATGCAATGGTTGTAGGTATCAAAATTCACTCTGGCCGTAACCGAATCGTAAGAAGAATTTTTGAATCGTTGGGTTATGAAGTACTAAAACTTGACCGTACCACTTTTGCAGGATTGAATAAAAAAGACCTTCCTCGTGGCACATGGAGATTCTTGACTGAAAAAGAAGTTATTAAATTAAAATACTTCGTTTAG
- a CDS encoding energy transducer TonB yields the protein MKKWFLIFVCTFLFFSLKAQKSILITSTFKPADKSQIEKTLGLGRSKTELFSKSREMVVIDRDSIYTDVDEVASFQGGNENMKRFIAQNLVRPKGSKGETVLVKFLIERYGEINKVHIVESSGNPLVSAEAIRVIKKMGAWNPAKVNGVEVASFYVLPISF from the coding sequence ATGAAAAAATGGTTCTTGATTTTTGTTTGTACTTTTTTGTTTTTCTCTCTTAAAGCTCAAAAAAGTATATTAATTACATCTACTTTTAAGCCTGCAGATAAATCACAAATTGAAAAGACATTAGGTTTGGGGCGTAGTAAAACCGAATTGTTTAGTAAATCACGAGAAATGGTAGTAATAGATCGAGATTCTATTTACACTGATGTTGATGAAGTAGCATCTTTTCAGGGTGGCAACGAGAATATGAAGCGGTTTATAGCTCAAAACTTAGTCCGCCCAAAAGGGTCGAAGGGGGAAACGGTATTAGTGAAATTTTTGATAGAACGATATGGCGAAATCAATAAAGTACATATTGTCGAAAGCTCGGGAAATCCATTGGTAAGTGCCGAAGCAATTAGAGTTATTAAAAAAATGGGAGCATGGAATCCTGCCAAAGTCAATGGTGTAGAAGTAGCGTCATTTTATGTATTACCCATAAGTTTCTAG